The Pongo pygmaeus isolate AG05252 chromosome 11, NHGRI_mPonPyg2-v2.0_pri, whole genome shotgun sequence genome includes a region encoding these proteins:
- the IRS1 gene encoding insulin receptor substrate 1, whose product MASPPESDGFSDVRKVGYLRKPKSMHKRFFVLRAASEAGGPARLEYYENEKKWRHKSSAPKRSIPLESCFNINKRADSKNKHLVALYTRDEHFAIAADSEAEQDSWYQALLQLHNRAKGHHDGAAALGAGGGGGSCSGSSGLGEAGEDLSYGDVPPGPAFKEVWQVILKPKGLGQTKNLIGIYRLCLTSKTISFVKLNSEAAAVVLQLMNIRRCGHSENFFFIEVGRSAVTGPGEFWMQVDDSVVAQNMHETILEAMRAMSDEFRPRSKSQSSSNCSNPISVPLRRHHLNNPPPSQVGLTRRSRTESITATSPASMVGGKPGSFRVRASSDGEGTMSRPASVDGSPVSPSTNRTHAHRHRGSTRLHPPLNHSRSIPMPASRCSPSATSPVSLSSSSTSGHGSTSDCLFPRRSSASVSGSPSDGGFISSDEYGSSPCDFRSSFRSVTPDSLGHTPPARGEEELSNYICMGGKGPSTLTAPNGQYVLSRGGNGHRYTPGTGLGTSPALAGDEAASAADLDNRFRKRTHSAGTSPTITHQKTPSQSSVASIEEYTEMMPAYPPGGGSGGRLPGHRHSAFVPTHSYPEEGLEMHPLERRGGHHRPDSSTLHTDDGYMPMSPGVAPVPSSRKGSGDYMPMSPKSVSAPQQIINPIRRHPQRVDPNGYMMMSPSGGCSPDIGGGPSSSSSSSNAVPSGSSYGKLWTNGVGGHHSHVLPHPKPPVESSSGKLLPCTGDYMNMSPVGDSNTSSPSDCYYGPENPQHKPVLSYYSLPRSFKHTQHPGEPEEGARHQHLRLSTSSGRLLYAATVDDSSSSTSSDSLGGGYCGARLEPSLPHPHHQVLQPHLPRKVDTAAQTNSRLARPTLLSLGDPKASTLPRAREQQQQQQQQPLLHPPEPKSPGEYVNIEFGSDQPGYLSGPVASRSSPSVRCPSQLQPAPREEETGTEEYMKMDLGPGWRAAWQESTGVEMGRLGPAPPGAASICRPTRAVPSSRGDYMTMQMSCPRQSYVDTSPAAPVSYADMRTGIAAEEVSLPRATMAAASSSSAASASPTGPQGAAELAAHSSLLGGPQGPGGMSAFTRVNLSPNRNQSAKVIRADPQGCRRRHSSETFSSTPSATRVGNTVPFGAGAAVGGGGGSSSSSEDVKRHSSASFENVWLRPGELGGAPKEPAQLCGAAGGLENGLNYIDLDLVKDFKQRPQECTPEPQPPPPPPPHQPLGSGESSSTRRSSEDLSAYASISFQKQPEDRQ is encoded by the coding sequence ATGGCGAGCCCTCCGGAGAGCGATGGCTTCTCGGACGTGCGCAAGGTGGGCTACCTGCGCAAACCCAAGAGCATGCACAAACGCTTCTTCGTACTGCGCGCTGCCAGCGAGGCTGGGGGCCCGGCGCGCCTCGAGTACTACGAGAACGAGAAGAAGTGGCGGCACAAGTCGAGCGCCCCCAAACGCTCGATCCCCCTTGAGAGCTGCTTCAACATCAACAAGCGGGCTGACTCCAAGAACAAGCACCTGGTGGCTCTCTACACCCGAGACGAGCACTTTGCCATCGCGGCGGACAGCGAGGCCGAGCAAGACAGCTGGTACCAGGCTCTCCTACAGCTGCACAACCGTGCTAAGGGCCACCACGACGGAGCTGCTGCCCTCGGTGCGGGAGGTGGTGGGGGCAGCTGCAGTGGCAGCTCCGGCCTTGGTGAGGCTGGGGAGGACTTGAGCTACGGTGACGTGCCCCCAGGACCCGCATTCAAAGAGGTCTGGCAGGTGATCCTGAAGCCCAAGGGCCTGGGTCAGACAAAGAACCTGATTGGTATCTACCGCCTCTGCCTGACCAGCAAGACCATCAGCTTCGTGAAGCTGAACTCGGAGGCAGCCGCCGTGGTGCTGCAGCTGATGAACATCAGGCGCTGTGGCCACTCGGAGAACTTCTTCTTCATCGAGGTGGGCCGTTCTGCCGTGACGGGTCCCGGGGAGTTCTGGATGCAGGTGGATGACTCCGTGGTGGCCCAGAACATgcacgagaccatcctggaggCCATGCGGGCCATGAGTGATGAGTTCCGCCCTCGCAGCAAGAGCCAGTCCTCGTCCAACTGCTCTAACCCCATCAGCGTCCCCCTGCGCCGGCACCATCTCAACAATCCCCCGCCCAGCCAGGTGGGGCTGACCCGCCGATCGCGCACTGAGAGCATCACCGCCACCTCCCCGGCCAGCATGGTGGGCGGGAAGCCAGGCTCCTTCCGTGTCCGCGCCTCCAGTGACGGCGAAGGCACTATGTCCCGCCCAGCCTCGGTAGACGGCAGCCCTGTGAGTCCCAGCACCAACAGAACCCACGCCCACCGGCATCGGGGCAGCACCCGGCTGCACCCCCCGCTCAACCACAGCCGTTCCATCCCCATGCCGGCTTCCCGCTGCTCGCCTTCGGCCACCAGCCCGGTCAGTCTGTCGTCCAGTAGCACCAGTGGCCATGGCTCCACCTCGGATTGTCTCTTCCCACGGCGATCTAGTGCTTCGGTGTCTGGTTCCCCCAGCGATGGCGGTTTCATCTCCTCAGATGAGTATGGCTCCAGTCCCTGTGATTTTCGGAGTTCCTTCCGCAGCGTCACTCCGGATTCCCTGGGCCACACCCCACCAGCCCGCGGTGAGGAGGAGCTAAGCAACTATATCTGCATGGGTGGCAAGGGGCCCTCCACCCTGACCGCCCCCAACGGTCAATACGTTTTGTCTCGGGGTGGCAATGGCCACCGCTACACCCCAGGAACAGGCTTGGGCACGAGTCCAGCCTTGGCTGGGGATGAAGCAGCCAGTGCTGCAGATCTGGATAATCGGTTCCGAAAGAGAACTCACTCGGCAGGCACATCCCCTACCATTACCCACCAGAAGACCCCGTCCCAGTCCTCAGTGGCTTCCATTGAGGAGTATACAGAGATGATGCCTGCCTACCCACCAGGAGGTGGCAGTGGAGGCCGACTGCCGGGACACAGGCACTCCGCCTTCGTGCCCACCCACTCCTACCCAGAGGAGGGTCTGGAAATGCACCCCTTGGAGCGTCGGGGGGGCCACCACCGCCCAGACAGCTCCACCCTCCACACTGATGATGGCTACATGCCCATGTCCCCAGGGGTGGCCCCAGTGCCCAGCAGCCGAAAGGGCAGTGGAGACTATATGCCCATGAGTCCCAAGAGCGTGTCTGCCCCACAGCAGATCATCAATCCCATCAGACGCCATCCCCAGAGAGTGGACCCCAATGGCTACATGATGATGTCCCCCAGCGGTGGCTGCTCTCCTGACATTGGAGGTggccccagcagcagcagcagcagcagcaatgctGTCCCTTCCGGGAGCAGCTATGGAAAGCTGTGGACAAACGGGGTAGGGGGCCACCACTCTCATGTCTTGCCTCACCCCAAACCCCCAGTGGAGAGCAGCAGTGGTAAGCTCTTACCTTGTACAGGTGACTACATGAACATGTCACCAGTGGGGGACTCCAACACCAGCAGCCCCTCCGACTGCTACTACGGCCCTGAGAACCCCCAGCACAAGCCAGTCCTCTCCTACTACTCATTGCCAAGATCCTTTAAGCACACCCAGCACCCTGGGGAGCCGGAGGAGGGTGCCCGGCATCAGCACCTCCGCCTTTCCACTAGCTCTGGTCGCCTTCTCTATGCTGCAACAGTGGATGATTCTTCCTCCTCCACCAGCAGTGACAGCCTGGGTGGGGGATACTGCGGGGCTAGGCTGGAGCCCAGCCTTCCACATCCCCACCATCAGGTTCTGCAGCCCCATCTGCCTCGAAAGGTGGACACAGCTGCTCAGACCAATAGCCGCCTGGCCCGGCCCACGTTGCTGTCCCTGGGGGATCCCAAGGCCAGCACCTTACCTCGGGCccgagagcagcagcagcagcagcagcagcagcccctgcTGCACCCTCCAGAGCCCAAAAGCCCAGGGGAATATGTCAATATTGAATTTGGGAGTGATCAGCCTGGCTACTTGTCTGGCCCGGTGGCTTCCCGCAGCTCACCTTCTGTCAGGTGTCCATCCCAGCTCCAGCCAGCTCCCAGAGAGGAAGAGACTGGCACTGAGGAGTACATGAAGATGGACCTGGGGCCGGGCTGGAGGGCAGCCTGGCAGGAGAGCACTGGGGTCGAGATGGGCAGACTGGGCCCCGCACCTCCTGGGGCTGCTAGCATTTGCAGGCCTACCCGGGCAGTGCCCAGCAGCCGGGGTGACTACATGACCATGCAGATGAGTTGTCCCCGTCAGAGCTACGTGGACACCTCGCCAGCTGCCCCTGTAAGCTATGCTGACATGCGGACAGGCATTGCTGCAGAGGAGGTGAGCCTGCCGAGGGCCACCATGGCTGCTGCCTCCTCATCCtcagcagcctctgcttccccgACTGGGCCTCAAGGGGCAGCAGAGCTGGCTGCCCACTCGTCCCTGCTGGGGGGCCCACAAGGACCTGGGGGCATGAGCGCCTTCACCCGGGTGAACCTCAGTCCTAACCGCAACCAGAGTGCCAAAGTGATCCGTGCAGACCCACAAGGGTGCCGGCGGAGGCATAGCTCCGAGACCTTCTCCTCAACACCCAGTGCCACTCGGGTGGGCAACACAGTGCCCTTTGGAGCAGGGGCAGCAGTAGGGGGCGGTGGcggtagcagcagcagcagcgaggATGTGAAACGCCACAGCTCTGCTTCCTTTGAGAATGTGTGGCTGAGGCCTGGGGAGCTTGGGGGAGCCCCCAAGGAGCCAGCCCAACTGTGTGGGGCTGCTGGGGGTTTGGAGAATGGTCTTAACTACATAGACCTGGATTTGGTCAAGGACTTCAAACAGCGCCCTCAGGAGTGCACCCCTGAACCgcagcctcccccacccccaccccctcatCAACCCCTGGGCAGCGGTGAGAGCAGCTCCACCCGCCGCTCAAGTGAGGATTTAAGCGCCTATGCCAGCATCAGTTTCCAGAAGCAGCCAGAGGACCGTCAGTAG